A genome region from Panacibacter microcysteis includes the following:
- the eutC gene encoding ethanolamine ammonia-lyase subunit EutC: MTEPQQHITQRDEWGALRSFTAARIALGRTGVSLPVGQALDFKMAHAHARDAVFSYLEKERIFTALQMFQLPVFFIHSKASDRQSFLQRPDLGRRLDEDAVVKLKNFKSKGYDVCITIADGLSSTAVNLHAVNVLALLMPMLEKAQITVAPFCIAEQGRVAISDETGNLLRAKLSLILIGERPGLTAADSMGAYLTYCPVAGLTDEARNCISNIRPDGLGYQAAAEKMFYLVRESLRLQISGVRLKDNAGLLDL; this comes from the coding sequence TTGACAGAACCGCAACAACATATAACACAAAGAGACGAATGGGGTGCACTGCGCAGTTTCACCGCTGCAAGGATAGCGTTGGGCCGCACCGGTGTGTCGTTACCCGTTGGCCAGGCACTGGATTTTAAAATGGCACATGCCCACGCACGGGATGCTGTATTCTCTTATCTCGAAAAAGAAAGAATATTTACCGCGTTGCAAATGTTCCAGTTACCGGTTTTTTTTATACACAGCAAAGCTTCAGACCGGCAGTCATTCCTGCAGCGGCCGGATTTAGGCAGAAGACTTGATGAAGATGCTGTGGTGAAACTGAAGAACTTCAAAAGCAAAGGCTATGACGTGTGCATTACCATTGCAGATGGTTTGTCTTCAACAGCTGTAAACCTGCATGCAGTAAACGTTTTAGCGCTGCTTATGCCCATGCTGGAAAAGGCGCAGATAACTGTCGCGCCTTTTTGTATTGCAGAGCAGGGACGTGTTGCAATAAGCGATGAAACAGGCAATTTATTACGGGCAAAGTTGTCTTTGATCCTGATAGGAGAGAGACCGGGCTTAACTGCAGCAGACAGCATGGGCGCATATTTAACCTATTGCCCGGTAGCAGGGTTAACAGATGAAGCACGCAATTGCATTTCCAATATAAGGCCCGATGGACTGGGTTATCAGGCAGCCGCAGAAAAAATGTTTTACCTGGTCAGAGAGTCATTACGCTTACAGATCAGCGGTGTCCGGTTAAAAGATAATGCCGGTCTTCTGGACCTTTGA
- a CDS encoding phosphoglycerate kinase gives MSKFSDHNFADEKALIRVDFNVPLDKQTFAITDDTRMRAAVPTIKKILADGGSVILMSHLGRPKEGPEDKYSLKHIVSHLGELLDGVTIEFADDCIGAQATEKAAALQPGQVLLLENLRFYKQEEKGDEAFAEKLSKLGDVYINDAFGTAHRAHASTAVIAKFFPGEKKMFGLVMEGEVKSAEKVLHQSEKPFVAIIGGAKVSDKILIIENLLERATDIIIGGGMAYTFMKARGGKIGNSLCEDDRLDTAKDLLEKATAKGVSIHLPEDSVIADKFDKEANTKVSVSDAIPDGWMGLDIGPKAQGVFAEVIRKSKTILWNGPMGVFEMEKFQSGTKAIADAVAESTENGAFSLVGGGDSVAAVNQFGYTDKVSYVSTGGGAMLEYFEGKELPGIAAVNA, from the coding sequence ATGAGCAAATTCTCCGATCACAACTTTGCAGATGAAAAAGCATTGATCCGTGTAGATTTCAATGTGCCTTTAGATAAACAAACCTTTGCTATTACAGACGACACCCGTATGCGTGCCGCTGTGCCTACCATCAAAAAGATTCTTGCAGATGGTGGCAGCGTAATATTAATGAGCCACCTCGGCCGTCCAAAAGAAGGCCCAGAAGATAAATACTCACTAAAGCACATAGTATCTCACCTCGGGGAATTGTTGGATGGTGTAACTATTGAGTTTGCAGATGATTGCATTGGTGCACAGGCTACCGAAAAAGCCGCAGCATTACAACCCGGACAGGTGTTATTGCTGGAAAATCTGCGGTTCTACAAACAGGAAGAAAAAGGTGATGAAGCTTTTGCAGAAAAGCTATCGAAGTTGGGGGATGTTTACATCAATGATGCATTTGGTACAGCACACCGCGCCCATGCCTCCACTGCGGTCATTGCAAAATTTTTCCCCGGGGAGAAAAAAATGTTCGGCCTAGTGATGGAAGGCGAGGTTAAAAGTGCAGAAAAAGTATTGCACCAGTCAGAAAAACCATTTGTGGCCATTATTGGTGGAGCAAAGGTTTCTGACAAAATACTCATTATCGAAAACCTGCTTGAAAGGGCCACCGATATTATCATCGGCGGCGGAATGGCTTATACATTTATGAAAGCCCGTGGCGGTAAAATAGGCAACTCGCTTTGTGAAGATGACAGACTGGATACCGCCAAAGATCTGTTGGAAAAAGCAACGGCAAAGGGTGTAAGTATTCATTTGCCGGAAGATTCCGTAATTGCAGACAAATTTGATAAAGAAGCAAACACTAAAGTTTCTGTAAGCGACGCCATCCCGGATGGCTGGATGGGCCTGGATATTGGTCCTAAAGCGCAGGGTGTATTTGCAGAAGTGATCCGTAAATCAAAAACCATTTTGTGGAACGGGCCGATGGGTGTTTTTGAAATGGAAAAATTCCAGTCAGGTACAAAAGCAATTGCTGACGCAGTTGCTGAATCTACCGAAAATGGTGCATTCTCCCTGGTAGGCGGCGGAGATAGTGTAGCTGCTGTTAACCAGTTTGGATATACCGATAAAGTAAGTTATGTAAGCACAGGTGGTGGTGCCATGCTCGAATATTTTGAGGGCAAGGAATTACCGGGTATAGCCGCTGTTAACGCTTAA